The genomic segment CCTGTATCTTGTACATGGGTTTGTTTGTAGAATGATTGAAATGAAAATCTCAAGTGCAATGCAAATTGCAACCTAACTCACACATAGGCTACAAAGTAAATTATTCATCTTGGCAATTTTTAAGTATATGGCTGTTTGGGATGTTTTGCTAAGTATATGGCTGTTTGTGGGGTTTTACCCTAACTACTTGTCTTGCTGGTTACATTGATGTTGATTTGATAAACAGTGCTGATTTTCCTGGCATTTTGGTAAAGACAGGTGTTATTTGAAACCTTATTGTCTTTTGGGTTCCATTGTGACTATTAGTTTGTGTACTGCTACACTTTGTGTGTTCTTTGCTTTCCATCTTTATTTTGGAGTACAGAAGTGTATGCAGGGTTTAAAGGGGAAggtattttttttctcatctcCAACCTTTGCAACCGGGGTTTCACCGAGCATGATGGGAGTGGGCGGAGCGGCGTTTCTCCTGAAGTCTACCACCATCTCCCGTGCGTTGAGCTCCAGGTTTTTGCAGCTGCACCAGCTCTGTAGCCGCTCGATCTCCCTCCTGTATTCAGACTCGTCCCCCCTGGAGATGAGGTTCACCAGGGtggtgtcgtctgcaaacttcaggagcTTGACCAACGGTTGGAGGGACGTGCAGCTGTGGGTGTACAGGGAAAACATGGCTGGACACAGGACACAGCCCTGCGGGAAGCCAGTTCTTGTGGACCTGGAGCTGGTAAATACTCTTCCCCAGCTTCACCCGCTGAGACCTGTTGGTCAGGAAGTCGGTAATCCACTTACAGGTAGAGACCGGCACCTGCAGCAGGGTGTTGGTAAGCACCGGGGCCAGCTGGTCGGCACAGTGCTTcagggctgagggagagacGGAATCCGGACCGGCAGCCTTCCGGTGATTCTGACTCCTAAACCGATTTTGCACCTGCATCTCTGTGACAGAGAAGGGGGGtgacgaggagggagagaggggaggaggcgggggaggagtaGCAGGGGAACGATGGCCCTGCTTGGGTGCAGGGGTGGTTGTGTCCTgggggtgtggagggagggggccggggggaaCTCCTTCTCAAACCTGCAATAGAACTCATTGAGCTCGTTGGCAAGGGGGAGGCTGTTGGGTGCCTGCGGGGGCTTTGGTTTGTAGTTGGTGATCTTCTTGAGGCCTTTCTAGACCGAGGAGGGATTCCCTTCAGAAAGTTGTTGCTGCAGTCTCTCAAAACTACAGCAAATCTGTCCGGGTACTGGCGTTCCACACTCATTAACTGCTCGTCCAGTGTGTCTACTGCTGCGGTGACGTCAGCAGAAGGCGGAATTTAAACGCACACGAGAATGAATGAGCTGAACTCACAGGGGGGATAAAATGGCTgacagaggatgaagagggatTCTATTTCAGTGGAACAGTTTTCCAGAATCACTGTTACATCCGAACTCCAGCGATCGTTAACAAAAACCAGTACTCCACCTCCACGCGACTTGTTCACTGCCTCGAAGTCCCTGTCCACCCGGAACGTAGAGAAGCCTTCCAACTCCACAGACCAATCAGGTATAGCTGGCGACCGACGGGTCTCCACGAACGCAAACACAGCCGAGGAATGAAAGTCCTTGCTCCTCGCTATGAGACACTGGAGTTCGTCCATTTTATTCTATGGTGATTTTCTCTACTCTAGATTTGTATACTGATAGAGCTGACTTATCAGAACAGGATACAGGCAGAAATTAAAGTCACCCCCTATAAGAATTTATTGCCGTTCTCATGACACCTTCAAGAATATATCTTGAACAAATGGTTCATCGACATAGTTGGGTGCCTAAAAATTTAAGAGAGTCCAGGGTTCTGAGTATATCTGACAATTCACTAAAACATATCTCCCCTATGTATCAACAACGGTTTCTCCAATTGTTACACACCCTAATCTTCTGCGATGCAATActaatctttctttctttctttctttctttctttctttctttctttctttctttctttctttctttctttctttctttctttctttctttctttctttctttatattttgataatatTTCCCCATACAAGATATAGAGGGGtctacatttaaaatatttttcgaTGACACTAGACAAGAACAAATATGATAGCTTAATCTTTTTATTTAAGAGAATAGTCTTTTGTTTACAAGCAAAGTGCATGATATCTTAATTAGAAATACTCTGTTGTGATTAAATAGCAATTCATTTagtaatatatattattcatttgtttgtttatcttgGTTAATATAATTCTGTGGTTAACATGGTTAATAGGGTTAATAATGTTTCTTAGTTAAAATGGTTCTTATGTGTTGTCTTGGGTTTGTCTTGAGTGAACACCCAAGTCCTATGATCAGCTTGAAACGAGTAGCCATGAGAGAAGTGCCATCGAAGATATGATGAAGGCACTGCTTTTGTTCATTCCACTTGAAACTCCCCCCGTCACTGTACGAAAGAGTAACAATGTACTTGATTAGTTAGTGAAATATCTTAAATCACCAGTCATCAGTCAGTCTTAAAATCACCTCCACATTTCCATCGTTTTAGAACTGTGAAAAAGGGATGAGAGTATTGGAAAGACAATGCAATGTCTAGCATGATAAGATGCTTGGTGTTTTACCTAGCAGTGGTATAACTATATCAAGGGTGTGTAAATCAATCTATCCGTCAATCATCCTTCAGTTCACCTATCCCATGACAACCATGCTTCAGGATTTAGAATCGTCCTAAACCTTTTTACTTCCATCTAACTACTTAATTGCATTCATTTGCggctaaataattaaaaatgtgGGATGAAGTAATTTCCTAACAATTAAACGTTACACAAACAAAGAGGACTCAATTAGTAGGAAAGATTCAGAAGAAAATCATTGTATTATCATTttaaaaatgacacacacacacacacacacacacacacacacacacacacacacacacacacacacacacacacacacacacacacacacacacccgcatcacacttattttacaaatgtgtttgcataTCTTACCTATACCATTAACAGTAATAGAGTTGGTTTCAATGTCAAAAGCTGTGATGGTTCCTGCGGCATCGGTCAGAACTCTGGCTATCTGGTCACTAGAAGGAGCTGAACTGAACTTTGCGTCCATGGTGGTGATGATCGATCCTTGGCTAGGGAAAAAAATTGTAGCACATATCTTTGTTTTAAATTGATGTACTAACCAGTGAACTGAGACACATGAATGCCAAGCCAAACTTTAATATGTTAATATGTATACATAATGTGTAATATAATGTGTATGCGAAAATTTAATTCTAGTTatcttattttgtaaaacacaGTTTAGAACGTTGACATTTTCCAagtaacattttattttaatatcatAGAATGCCACCCGAGGCTTCAAAAGGTACCTGAAAGTTACCACTTGCAAGCTAGTGAAGGAACCAAAAGCTCTTCTGAACAAGGGTTCGAGCTGCACAGAGGAAAAGACAGTTAGAATAAGAAGGCTTTGTTCATTTCAAGGAATACCAAATAAGCACTGTGTTATTCACCGCTGACATCTGTTAAAATTCTGTGTATCACCTACTTAACATAGCTTTGCAGAGTAGCAACAAGTGATACGGGATGGATCCCTCATTTAGATAATTATCAAAGGCAAATGTTGTTTAAGGAGCAACTTGGTTCCCATGTAAGCCGCCCAGGTGCTCAAAATGTTATTACCGCAGATGTGATGGTTGTGGCTCGATTTTGGAAGGCTGCTGATGAGGGATTCAAAAGGTCTGCTGTAAATGTGTCTCTGACAGAACGGAATCCAAATCGGACGTTAGCCAACGCTACTGCAGCAGTGGTTGTGGTTTGAGTTGGGGCCGGTAGTTGGGCATTTGTAGCAGGTGGTTGGGCTGTTGTAGCCGTTGGTTTGGCAGTTATTGTCAGTGGTTGGGCAGTTGTTGGGGCAATCGTTGTGGTAGTGGTAACAACTCCTGTAAAGACGCATTTTGGGTTTTTGCGTTTAGTAATTTACGTTTATGATATGATATACACTGTATGTGATACATTTTATTGAAATTTAAGAACTTACTTTCGACAACAATAGTGGTAGCATCAATTTGGAGACTATCAGTGGAGTTGTCCATTGCAGCATTTCTCAAGACATTTGCAACTTCCTCTGCTGGCGGAATACTTTCACTTGGGGCAGTATTATTGAACACAAGCTCCAAAACGGTTTCAGTGTTGGCCATACGTCGACCTCCGGCAGGTCTGGAAAAACAGGTTATCATTACGATTGCAACAATTCAAATTTTATGTCAGAAAGCTGGTTCAGAGACAGGGGTACAGCGATTAATTGGCATACGAGACTTGGAATGGAGTATATTATCATTCGCATTGTGGTGAGGCCACAAAATGCCTTGCAAAAATATCTGTAGGCCTAGATATATTTACAGTCATGAGGAGGTTTCCAAGGTTTTACCTGAATCCAATGACAATAACGCGGATGAAAAGGAATCCATATTCTGCCCTGTAGATAGCATTACACTAAGGAGAAAAcattgaaatgtaaaaaaacattgaaatggCTTTCAAAGTAGATTATATCAAATCTGTATGAAATGTCAAGAGAAACAAAACGATCAATACAAAATAACTAGCCAATATTTCAAATTCTTCGAACACCAGGttacattcatttttttaatcaacCACAACTGTGTCCAACTCACCGTTGTAACAACGATCAACTGCAGTGCAATAAACTGCTGACTGCTCGGGTTTGATAATTGTTCGTCGTAAGTTTGTGTTAACGTAACCGACAAACTGAAGGTCGGAGCAGGGGCTGATGGTGCGGTCGGAGGACTGGTGGTCGTCATGAGGCTGGTCGTGGATTCGCTGGAAGGTGTTTGGGTGGAACCCATGGTGCTGCTTGCTGTGGAAGATGTTTGGGTGGAACCCATGGTGCTGCTTGCTGTGGAAGATGTTTGGGTGGAACCCATGGTGCTGCTTGCTGTGGAAGATGTTTGGGTGGAACCCATGGTGCTGCTTGCTGTGGAAGATGTTTGGGTGGAACCCATGGTGCTGCTTGCTGTGGAAGATGTTTGGGTGGAACCCATGGTGCTGCTTGCTGTGGAAGATGTTTGGGTGGAACCCATGGTGCTGCTTGATGTGGAAGATGCTCCAGTTGTGACCGTGACAGGAGCAACATTTACAGTTGGGGTGGGAACCGATACGTCTGTTGTGATGGTTGGTGTAACAGAAGAGACGATTGTGCTTGTGATGGGTGCCTTGGTTGAGCTTGGTGTGAGAGTTCCTGTAAAcgttgtatttatatatttagaaAAGCGAGGAAAGTGAATCCGTTGCTATTTCTTTGATCTTGCATACTGTACCTATGACTAGGATAGAGTCATGATCAACTGAGATTCTGTcgaacccttaccctaaccccataACTTTTATCATAATATCCAGAATGGAAATTGTAATCATACCTGTGACAAAATAATCTGTAGTTGGAACTGAGGGTGCTGTAGCTGGAGTTGGCGTAGTTGTagttgctgttgctgctgtcgTCGGAGTTGCTGTTGGGATTTGcgtttctgagaaggaacatgtTACTTGTAACTATGTATTTATACAAACCTTTGTTTTACTTTTGTTATtggaaatattattttttatcaaatatgGAAAGTGTGACCATACCTGTGACAACAATAGATTCAGGATCAAAGGAGAATCCGCCAGCGGAGGTGTTGGTTGCTGCCGTCGTCATGGTCTCCAGTACATCGGCAGTTGAAACGGTCACTTCAGGTGATGCTGTGTTATTGAAAACAAGCTCCACCTCTATTGTAGTGTTTCCATCGATGGACGGGCTGAAAAACAGATTGCCATCATTATGAGACCATTCAACTTGAAATCAACTTGAAAGCTTGATGCTCTAGCTTACAGTTGGGGAACATATACCATCATGTTTAGCTTATAATGCATGCAACAGAACTTATTCTTTGACCCTATGGTGCCTGGATCTTAATATTATCGTTCAGATCGTTTCAATCAGCCTTTATCATTGTGCGTTGTGATTAACCCTAAACTACATCGGTACAATTGCTACTTTTCAGAAATTAAGAACAATGATTGAAATTTGTCAACAGGACCTATATTCATATGGAAAATTGGTTATTTAAGAAGGATCATTTACCTGAATCCAAGGACAAGAGTGGTGATGAAAACCGACCCATAGGCCTCCTGGAAGATCGCATCGCACTATGGGAACAgcatacacaattttaaaagatgGACAACCCCTTAAAAATGAATGCAATCAATGCAAATCCCTCTGAAGTTAAAGGTTCGTAAAATGACGTCTCAATTCCCGACTGTATGAAATCCAAATAAACCCTGTAAAGGTTTTTGGAATTATCTAGTGTAGTGCTGTGTGCATTACCGCTCATGAGGCCAgacatgtaaaaggtttcaccaGATGAAAGCAAACCACAACGACAAATATGGCAAACACGCTGAACGAATCAAGTAATATTGAATGCATCGCAAGGTTATCGAAGGACGAGAGGCAAAAAAGGGCAACGTGAAAGACTTCAAGTTTGAAATGATATCAACTTACAGAtgtcacaacagttgtttgcagttcttgaaactctgcagtcgtttggtttgttaactctgcagtgaaaggctttgatagtgtagcctctaccgtgaaagacacagtaggaactgagggttctggagttgccgtagttgttgttggtgctgtcgttgaggttggcgtttctgagaaggaacatgtcacttgtaactatgtatttgtacatgcataagcgcaagaatcagggaaaagccACATACTTGAGCAACAAGTTATTGGTTACGAGCAAAGTGCTGTTACTTTTATCATTGGATGAAATACGGAAAATGTGACCATACCTGTGACAACAATAGATTCAGGATCAAAGGAGAATCCGCCAGCGGAGGTGTTGGTTGCTGCCGTCGTCATGGTCTCCAGTACATCGGCAGTTGAAACGGTCACTTCAGGTGATGCTGTGTTATTGAAAACAAGCTCCACCTCTATTGTAGTGTTTCCATCGATGGACGGGCTGAAAAACAGATTGCCAACATTATGAGACCATTCAACTTGAAATCAACTTGAAAGCTTGATGCTCTAGCTTACAGTTGGGGAACATATACCATCATGTTTAGCTTATAATGCATGCAACAGAACTTATTCTTTGACCCTATGGTGCCTGGATCTTAATATTA from the Gadus morhua chromosome 22, gadMor3.0, whole genome shotgun sequence genome contains:
- the LOC115536301 gene encoding mucin-5AC, giving the protein MTTAATNTSAGGFSFDPESIVVTETPTSTTAPTTTTATPEPSVPTVSFTVEATLSKPFTAELTNQTTAEFQELQTTVVTSCDAIFQEAYGSVFITTLVLGFSPSIDGNTTIEVELVFNNTASPEVTVSTADVLETMTTAATNTSAGGFSFDPESIVVTETPTSTTAPTTTTATPEPSVPTVSFTVEATLSKPFTAELTNQTTAEFQELQTTVVTSCDAIFQEAYGSVFITTLVLGFSPSIDGNTTIEVELVFNNTASPEVTVSTADVLETMTTAATNTSAGGFSFDPESIVVTETPTSTTAPTTTTATPEPSVPTVSFTVEATLSKPFTAELTNQTTAEFQELQTTVVTSCDAIFQEAYGSVFITTLVLGFSPSIDGNTTIEVELVFNNTASPEVTVSTADVLETMTTAATNTSAGGFSFDPESIVVTETQIPTATPTTAATATTTTPTPATAPSVPTTDYFVTGTLTPSSTKAPITSTIVSSVTPTITTDVSVPTPTVNVAPVTVTTGASSTSSSTMGSTQTSSTASSTMGSTQTSSTASSTMGSTQTSSTASSTMGSTQTSSTASSTMGSTQTSSTASSTMGSTQTSSTASSTMGSTQTPSSESTTSLMTTTSPPTAPSAPAPTFSLSVTLTQTYDEQLSNPSSQQFIALQLIVVTTCNAIYRAEYGFLFIRVIVIGFRPAGGRRMANTETVLELVFNNTAPSESIPPAEEVANVLRNAAMDNSTDSLQIDATTIVVERVVTTTTTIAPTTAQPLTITAKPTATTAQPPATNAQLPAPTQTTTTAAVALANVRFGFRSVRDTFTADLLNPSSAAFQNRATTITSALEPLFRRAFGSFTSLQVVTFSQGSIITTMDAKFSSAPSSDQIARVLTDAAGTITAFDIETNSITVNGIVTGGVSSGMNKSSAFIISSMALLSWLLVSS